Proteins from a genomic interval of Acidimicrobiia bacterium:
- a CDS encoding protein kinase, whose protein sequence is MTEFRQRSPEPSTGEAPRLLAGRYQLQNLIASGGMAEVWRAHDLVLTRDVAVKILHSHFATDAALIERFAREARAAARLTHPAIVAIYDTIADGETNAIVMELISGITLREYMDLQGPLPPEDAIEIAAAVADALRCAHEAGIVHRDIKPANILLCDDRRVKVTDFGIAKVAVDDDMTHAGTLLGTAKYLSPEQVSGAAVDPRSDIYSLAVVLYEALCGTVPFNGDSDAAIALARLQREPISPRQIRPSISRDLDGLVRRALAVSPEDRPPTAAAFRASLLGLSHDAASDLGPDPTTVAHIFANPVDDSFVRSERRWIVPSLLIVIIGGSLILAGALFGRTDAGQNLFERAREVVRFESPLSSKPKSAPLPIVEAIPFDPFGSGAPGENDEQASAAIDGDPNTSWPTEFYSDRNMGVKPGVGFRISVGQPTTLDRLSITSESSDWAASIYVHRGVPATFEEWGYPITTAEGIAPGETNFDLMGNTGDSVLIWITDLGPGPPGEFRVRLANVALYGQVPG, encoded by the coding sequence GTGACCGAGTTCCGCCAACGCTCACCAGAGCCGTCGACAGGTGAGGCGCCGAGATTGTTGGCGGGCCGCTACCAGCTCCAAAACCTTATTGCTTCGGGCGGTATGGCAGAGGTTTGGCGCGCTCACGATCTGGTTTTAACCCGTGATGTGGCAGTTAAAATCTTGCATTCTCATTTCGCAACCGACGCTGCTTTGATTGAACGATTCGCTAGGGAAGCTAGGGCCGCCGCTCGTCTAACGCACCCCGCCATCGTGGCGATTTATGACACCATTGCTGATGGTGAAACAAACGCCATTGTTATGGAGCTAATCAGTGGCATAACGTTACGCGAATATATGGACTTGCAAGGTCCATTACCGCCTGAAGATGCCATCGAAATCGCGGCGGCGGTAGCTGATGCACTGCGTTGCGCCCACGAAGCGGGCATTGTGCACCGCGACATTAAGCCAGCCAATATTTTGCTGTGTGATGACCGGCGGGTGAAAGTAACCGACTTTGGTATTGCCAAAGTAGCGGTCGATGACGACATGACTCACGCTGGCACATTGTTGGGGACGGCTAAATATCTCTCACCAGAACAAGTTTCGGGTGCCGCCGTCGATCCACGAAGCGATATTTACTCCTTAGCGGTCGTTCTGTATGAAGCCCTCTGTGGCACCGTGCCCTTTAACGGAGATAGCGACGCTGCAATTGCCTTGGCCCGCCTGCAACGTGAACCTATTAGCCCTCGACAAATTCGGCCAAGCATTTCTCGTGATCTGGATGGTTTGGTGCGCCGGGCCTTGGCCGTGTCGCCTGAGGATCGCCCCCCCACCGCAGCCGCCTTTCGGGCCTCGTTACTAGGTTTATCGCACGACGCCGCGAGCGATTTGGGGCCCGACCCGACCACGGTGGCACACATTTTTGCCAACCCGGTTGACGATTCGTTCGTGAGAAGCGAGCGTCGCTGGATCGTACCCAGCCTGCTCATAGTGATTATTGGTGGCTCGTTGATTCTGGCCGGTGCGCTTTTCGGCCGCACCGACGCTGGTCAGAACCTATTTGAGCGGGCTCGTGAAGTGGTGCGATTCGAATCACCGCTAAGCTCCAAACCTAAATCGGCACCTTTACCAATTGTGGAAGCTATTCCCTTTGATCCCTTTGGAAGTGGTGCGCCAGGTGAAAACGATGAACAAGCCAGTGCCGCCATCGACGGCGACCCCAACACCTCGTGGCCAACCGAGTTTTATAGCGACCGAAACATGGGGGTTAAGCCAGGAGTTGGTTTTCGAATCAGCGTGGGCCAACCAACAACTCTTGACCGCCTCTCGATTACCTCTGAGAGCAGCGACTGGGCGGCTTCTATATATGTCCACCGTGGTGTTCCAGCAACTTTTGAGGAATGGGGCTACCCCATCACAACCGCCGAGGGCATTGCCCCCGGCGAAACTAACTTTGACCTTATGGGCAACACCGGGGACTCGGTGCTGATTTGGATCACCGACCTTGGACCAGGTCCACCAGGTGAGTTTCGGGTGCGGCTTGCTAATGTTGCGCTCTATGGGCAAGTACCAGGCTAA
- a CDS encoding sigma-70 family RNA polymerase sigma factor, translated as MDDTALVIAAQNGDREALRKLLAKHQDGIYALIRRIVGNDADAYDATQEALLAVVRGLPGFNRQSRFSTWVYRVASNAAVDQLRRNQRNPAPSANLEDDYANTIARQDAHTPSFYTAVEDRLSIDQALQLISHDFAMAVVLRDQLGFDYAEIGKILEIPIGTVRSRIARGRRELAQILGPLRHSGAEGTNENHPTSN; from the coding sequence ATGGACGACACGGCGTTAGTAATAGCGGCGCAAAACGGTGACCGTGAGGCACTTCGCAAACTCTTGGCCAAACACCAAGACGGGATTTACGCTCTGATACGGCGGATCGTCGGCAACGACGCTGATGCGTATGACGCCACCCAAGAAGCGTTGCTCGCCGTGGTACGGGGCCTGCCGGGATTCAACCGCCAAAGCCGCTTCAGCACTTGGGTCTACCGAGTCGCTAGCAACGCCGCCGTCGATCAACTGCGTCGTAACCAACGAAACCCGGCACCCTCGGCCAATTTAGAAGACGATTACGCTAATACCATCGCTCGCCAAGACGCACACACGCCTAGCTTCTACACTGCGGTGGAAGATCGCCTCAGTATCGATCAGGCCCTCCAGCTTATTTCCCACGACTTCGCAATGGCAGTCGTTTTACGCGATCAACTGGGTTTCGACTATGCCGAAATTGGAAAGATTTTAGAAATTCCAATTGGCACCGTTCGTTCTCGAATCGCGCGCGGGCGACGAGAGTTAGCCCAGATATTAGGTCCGTTACGCCACAGCGGAGCGGAGGGAACTAATGAGAACCATCCAACGTCTAACTAA
- the trxB gene encoding thioredoxin-disulfide reductase, translated as MSDSTIHDVIIVGSGPSGLTAAIYAARASLNPLVIEGEPSSTSDQPGGQLMTTTDVENFPGFPDGIMGPELMMNFKSQAQRFGTEFLTDKVTRVDFSERPFKLWVGDPNADEPSYTAHSVIISTGARALMLGLPNEQELTGHGVSTCATCDGFFFRGHHVAVVGGGDTAIEEAMFLAKFAETVTIIHRRDELRASRFMQDKAFANPKIQFMWNTVVTAVEGDDRLSGLEVENVITKERTKHPFTGLFVAIGHKPNTDIFRDQVEMLEDGYLVTQPDSTHTNVEGVFACGDVQDSTYRQAITAAGSGCMAALDAERWLLANHG; from the coding sequence ATGTCAGACAGCACTATTCACGACGTGATCATCGTCGGTTCAGGACCTTCAGGGCTTACAGCAGCCATCTATGCCGCCCGTGCTAGCCTCAATCCCCTAGTTATTGAGGGGGAACCCTCTTCCACCAGCGACCAGCCCGGCGGTCAATTGATGACCACCACCGACGTTGAAAACTTTCCGGGCTTCCCAGACGGAATTATGGGCCCCGAGCTGATGATGAACTTCAAGAGCCAAGCCCAACGATTTGGTACTGAATTTCTTACCGATAAGGTTACTCGGGTCGACTTTTCAGAACGTCCCTTCAAGCTATGGGTTGGCGATCCCAACGCCGACGAACCCAGCTACACCGCACACAGTGTAATTATTTCAACCGGTGCACGAGCTTTAATGCTGGGCTTGCCAAACGAACAAGAATTGACTGGTCATGGTGTTTCAACCTGCGCTACCTGTGACGGCTTTTTCTTCCGTGGCCACCATGTGGCCGTCGTTGGTGGTGGTGACACCGCAATTGAAGAAGCGATGTTCTTAGCTAAGTTTGCTGAAACCGTCACAATCATTCACCGCCGCGATGAGTTACGGGCCTCCAGGTTCATGCAAGACAAGGCCTTCGCAAACCCCAAGATCCAATTCATGTGGAACACCGTGGTAACCGCTGTTGAAGGTGACGATCGACTCAGTGGCCTCGAAGTAGAAAACGTCATCACCAAAGAACGAACCAAGCACCCCTTCACCGGCCTCTTTGTAGCCATCGGTCACAAACCAAACACCGACATCTTCCGCGACCAAGTGGAAATGCTTGAAGACGGCTATCTCGTCACCCAACCGGATAGCACTCACACCAATGTCGAAGGTGTCTTCGCCTGCGGTGACGTACAAGACTCAACCTATCGCCAGGCCATCACAGCCGCAGGTTCAGGTTGCATGGCAGCCCTCGACGCCGAACGGTGGCTACTGGCCAACCACGGCTAG